CACTACAGTACTTCCTCATCATCTAACGCGCAGAAGCAGCATGCTTCCTCGGCGTGCCTGCCGCTGTAACTTCACTGAGGTACATGAGCACCCCCTGTCGAATCGGAGTATGAAGTGGTGACCCAATATGGTGATCCAAGGGACAACTTCACGGAAAGGTAACCAAGCAGAAAACAGTCATGTATATGAACAGCGAGGATCTTTGCACATAGTGGTCTCTAGGTCAGACTAGGGGTGTTAAAAGGTCACTTCGGCTAACCCAATAACCTAATCAATTATAAGCAATGCCAATGGGTGTGGAGGGCTAGTATAAGTATGAACAGTAACTCAAGAAAGCTAACAATTCAAAATATATATCTAGTATTACATTTATCTATGAGTAACAAATGCCtacttaaaaaaacacaattcaatTCGCGTATTACATgtaaacaaagtaaaacatACATTCCCATACCGGGAGTCGAACCCGGGCCGCCTGGGTGAAAACCAGGAATCCTAACCGCTAGACCATATGGGATTGCAAttgctctttttttcccctgataTATTACATAGTGAAAATATTTTCAATACTTTTTTGAATTTGCTTTTGTAATTATATCCTCCTGGGACCCAAgggaaaaagtgtccttcaattgtaggttatttgtctttggaggaaataagacatcttacaatttagattttttcaaatttattcttattttaatttcacagcatgtcatctttagtgcacaacaagaataaatacgtttcccaacatcagtgaaaaaataaatgcaaaaatacaatgtctattacaatggacataaatgaataggtcgggtctcagaaCGATATAATGAGAATGAAGCACAAAAGTtataataaaaattgcaaacgaTGTTCTATgagtaaaaatacaaaaaagggTTAAATTACTACATAGGTAAAAATTAAGATGTAGACATAATATAACATTTATGTCATAATTCATCTTTCaacaaaaaatgtcaaataaaattatttactcACACCACTATAATAGAGAACCTAAGTTGGATTATCTATAGCCTTTTAGAAAGAAACTTCACAAGTCCTCTGGTAGCTcgccgtgatcgtatagtggttagtactctgcgttgtggccgcagcaaccccggttcgaatccgggtcacggcagggaTAAATACCCTGATGCGGCAAAGAGGGCTCATCTTTTAAATTCAATTccaattattttattataaaaatatatataattatggGATACTTTCTCGAACTATGGAATTTAGACTTAACTTTATATGATAGACTACCTGCCTATAGATGAGGCTTTCGTTTCCTTCGTAGTGTATTATACAATGTACCTAACAGCTCTGCTTCTACTCAATATAAGAAACTCATCAAACTGGACGAACAATCATAACGGAAATTAAAGCGTTCTTTGATTTCTCACACAAAACCTGAAGCCACTACGTCCTTTAGACCATAAACTCGAAGACTATCTATGACGACATGTATGTTCCGAGACGTTCGACCAATCGGATACCTCGAACAGCTCGCGTGTAGGGACGACCATACAACTTTGAGTCCTGATAGGCGGTAGAATCCAAATTATCCCGCCCATCAGAAGCCTCATTGGTTACTCATAGGTGTCCTGGACATAGCTGTTATTGGATGCTCGATGTTGCGATGCATTCTCGCTGGTTTAAGTCCTTTGTGTATTAAGTACAGGTGTGTTATTGGTGTATGACTGAATTTCAAAGATTTGGTTTCTTCCGGAGTGAAATTATTACGAAGACGTTGCATATTTTATGTTAAGCCAAAATATAGAAAATTATCTTTTAACTTTTAGTGCCGTCTCTTGATTCCGCAATGACAGTAAGTACAGAGAGCAATGTCACAGAAAATGACGAGCGTACGCGTACTGACCAGAATactgttatataaatattattttttataagtAGGAAAATCATATATAATTGAACTGCAAGTAGCAAGTAATATAGTTGTCACCCCTATAGAGCAAAAGGGGGGAAATTGTGGAAATTATGATGTAGTACATTACAACAATTTGATGTGATTTTTCACTTGCAGAAAGTATACACCAAGGCAGAGGGGACTGATAAGGGGCACCCGTATTGGCCACGCAGTCTGTCCATCCCAAACTACATTGAAAATGATCGGTCCATGGCTGAGATCCTTACCTTCCTCTTCTCAGTATCGGGATTGCTGCTTTTTGTCACCTGGATGGTGACAGGGCGGGAAGTTGCTGGTCTTGGGGCAGGCAGGAGGCTTTCGGTTGCTCGAAGGCTAGCTCTGTGCTGGTTTGCCGTATGTGGCTTCATCCACGGGATAATTGAGGGGTGGTTCTGCTTATATTACTCCATCATACCTTCTGATCAGAGTTTCCTCTCTCAGCTGTGTAAGTGAAACTATGCTGGTCAGTCCTGACATTACATATGTGACTAGGTGTGATAGTAGTAATTGATATGTGGAGAAGGAAGGTGATACAGGTACTACTGAAAGTGTAATCAAAGCTGTTTATCTTACAGGGAAAGAATATTCAAAAGGGGACAGCAGATATGTCATGTAGGTACATTAAGCTTCTTAATCATTGTGTGGTGAATAGCAACGGTTTTGGATGGTGGTTCCATTCCATGGACTCCCGCAGTATGTTTTTTGTCCGTTGCTCCATTTGAcatctgactttttttttttttttaatgtggcTGTGGCTGGTGACTGTCTTTACAGAGCGGACAACTTCACTGTATGCATGGAAACTGTGACAGCAGTCTTCTGGGGACCCTTCAGTGTCTGGATTGTCCTGGCATTTCTCTACAACCACCCCTATCGCTTTGTTCTTCAGCTGATCGTCTCCTTAGGTGAGATCAGAAGTGAAGAGAACATTTAATTAGTGGGTGTTTGATAATTTAGCCATATAGCGTGTTTCTGTTGAAAATGCaagtttttatatttcattatgtatatacacactgcCCACACAGTCACTGACCCTCTGTCATAAAGTATAGGTGGCTATTAAAATAAGTAGCATGTGTTCGATTAGTCTAAGACAGGTGGCCAATGTTATCCAGAAAGGGTCGTTGGGTATGTGGATTTTTGTTGCaattccctaattagattactgattggctgaagagtcctcacaccttgGTTTGAACAGTTGacctaaagcaggggtctccaactccggtcctggagagctactatccagtaggttttctgtcccacttggcttctgatgagccacaccagGCCcaggtatttacctgagaacaggtgtggctcatcagaagccaggtaggatagaaaacctactggacggtagctctccaggaccggagttggagacccctaacctaaaggttattttaaaaacttgcacacactggccctttgtgaataagattggccacctctgTGTGTCTCTTCTCTTTATATCCTCATACTTAAGTGCATCTGTCCCATCAGGCCAACTGTACGGAGCAGTGTTGTATTTCTACACGGAGCACAGAGAAGGCTACTCCCACAGTCAGCTGGGACACCCCATCTACTTCTGGTTTTACTTTGTATTCATGAACTTGCTGTGGATTGTCCTTCCTTTGCTTCTGATTGTGGATGCCTGGACGAACCTTTCATCTGCTCAGACCCTTTCTGACAATAAGGTGAGGGGCAAGGAGAAGACGAAGAGACAGTAGGGGAAGAAGCAGGGAAGGGAATGCTGGTGGTTTGTAGTAGAAATGGGGTGAAATGGGAGTTCCTGAAGCCACaatcaatgtcattttttaTGCAATGGCACTGAATGAATGATGAAAGAACTTAAAACTTATTCCAGTCCACTTTGCAATTTTACAGTCAGTTTTATACCATTTATTTTTGTGGTGATTGTTCTCATTATTGCATAGAGGCCTGATCGACGGTAATTTATATGTTATTGTGTATCCGTTAATAAATCGTCCATTTGTACAATTTGCGTCGCAAggatttcttttgttttactgGAGGGAAAATTTCCCGCTGAAGATGGGTTTACCTTGACATAACATAAATTCCACGTAACCCGAGGAAGAACCTTGTTTAAAGAGAGCAAAAGCAATGCTTCAAAAATGACCTTCAGACACAATTGCTACGCAGGATCGTTTATCATAAATTTATAAATTACTACAAACCAAATATACCCTACCCAATACCGGATAAGCTAGAGGGGTAATTCTCAAATCAGGACCCCCAGACGGTTTATGGTTTTGCTCCTTCACAGGAATTTTGCCTTAAATTCTATTTTTGATTGTGGTTCATGCATGAGCCAAATAACCTTTTGTTGAAGTGTACTGCAATATATTCAAGTGGGCGGACTTGTACACGCCGaaatagctcagttgggagagcgttagactgaagatctaaaggtccctggttcgatcccgggtttCGGCAGTTGTTTTATTTCCGTAGTATTTCATACCGCACATGCGTAAGAGTGACTGAGATTACTTAATAAGAGAtaatcaaatttatttttaataatgatattaaatgctgcCATAACTAGGATCATTGCTAGTGTCTTAAGTCATTAGAGTCTTCGACGACCGtagaaaagttttggaaaaagtagccTTGGACTCGCATAGTTGTGGGAGCTAACTGAAGCATATGGGGCTCGATTGGATTAATTTACGGCCTCAGCATCTAATAACAACCTTAGTCTTTTAGTTTACTATATAATTATCAGGACTTACATGAACTCATGCATCAGTTGAGTTTCcgtagtgtagtggttatcacgttcgcctcacacgcgaaaggtccccGGTTCGAAACCGGGCGGAAACACTTTGTGTACTTTTGTGGTGTTTTCTATTTGGTCGTTGTAATACATCATTACACTGCATTTAGTTATCGGTCCGTCTGTTCATATCTACATTAACTGGGTCTAAGTGTATAATTTATTGATTATTTAATTTGTTATGCCTACGTTAAACTGCGCAGATTCTCCTAACGAATCtgctaaaataattatattacaGTAGTTGTTTTCCCTCTATAAACAAGGACCCCCTTTTACAGAACAGACCTCTCATAGAAGTCTCCTTaaatggaaaatgtgtttaaactTACATTTATAAATTACTACAAACCAAATATACCCTACCTGTATTGGGACAGCGCTAATTGCAGCTTACGTTAAGGTTCAACAGGCACCAAACCCCTGAAGGCAGAACTCGCCTATTTTCCTTTAAAAGTGTTCTGCTGAATTAAATACGATACGAGAATATCAGCACCTTAATTAAATTTTGATTAAGTCAGCactaaagaaaatacaattatCCGACCCTCCACcccaataacaaaaaaaaaaacataaagggactatttacattttattagaTGAGCATAAGGTTTATCAGTGAGGAAACATACAACTGGCAGGTTTACATGTGGAAACTTTAAAGATGGATATCAACACACTGAATTACAGCTGAGAAATATGACGCGACAGTCCAGATCGGGTAAGAAGAATGGTAGCTTTAAAATGGACACGTCAGCCTCCACTGAGGTAAAGATTCAAGCCATTTTCATCTCCATCCATCTCATATTTACTTCAAGATAATAAATGCAAGATTTACCATATTCTCaccttcagcccccccccccccagtcctgtATTGGCAGGCTATGTTGCATCTGCAGCCACAGCTGTTCATAGCAGCATGAACAAACAGTAGAAAACACAATCTGAATAGTCCTGAGGCATCTTCATAAGGGTTTTTAACCATTAGAATTCGACGTCGGGAAGTTCTGGAGTGTCCTGGCTTTTAAGATTCTCTCATGACCAAACCCTCGCACAAATCCAATCTTCTGGCCTCAGTAACCCAGCAGAGAACCTAGCTGAACATCTTACTAAGCTTCTGCCCAAGCTTGATGTCCAGCTCCTTCTCGCGCGCCTTCACTTCCCTCAGGGCCTTCTGGGCTGATGGTGAACTTGGCTGCAGCTCCAACACCTTCTTAAAAGCTCCTTGGGCCAAACCCAGCTCCCCCACCTGCGAGCATGCCTGACCAAGCCGATACCAGGCCTTCGCATTGCTGGGATCCAGTTCAATCGCTTTCGAGCTGCTGTGTCGTGCCTTCGCTGGTTGGCCTAGTCTGAGCTGGCAGAGGGACAGGTTGGAGTGCAGTTCTGACCGAACCGCCTTGTACTCACCTCCTATCGCCAGATTTACTTGTTCTGATTTCTGCATTGTCTCTGACGTGGTTTTCTCGTTGCTCATAATGGAGTCTGACTTCCTATCTAACTCATCCCCTTCagaagatgctctcacttcttTGTTTCCATCCCCTCCTGAAGCGTCTTGGCCTCCTGTGCTAGCCTCACTTTCCTCTGCCTTCTGTCCTCCTCCCTCTGCCATGCCCTGCGTCTCCTGCCTCTCTCCCTTCTCCCCCTCTTTCAAGGTGAGGAGCAGCTTAAGTGCCCGGCTGTAGCAATCTGCGGCTCCCCACACGTCGGCCTTCCGGAACCTCTCCCCGCCCTCTTTTTTGTGGACCTTCACCCAGTCCCACTTCTCCTCGGGCGCCATCTCCCACGATTCCCGGCCAGAGGTGAACGAATGCAACTCCAACACATAGCAGAGAGGCTGGTGCTCCTGGCCAGCTGGGTCCAGCACACTGCAGTCAGTTTGCCATATGAGTGCAGAACCTGGCTTGGTTCCGTCTTTTAAGATAGTGACCAGCACCTGAAAGAAGTGAAAACTTCACACTCATTAAGCAGAAATCAGCTTACTGTAGATGTTCTAGATGTTTAGCtgtatttcagtatttttaaaGACAGCATATTGCCCATGcaaaaaaactgaaacataCAATAAAGCCATCAAGAGTCACCATACCACCAAGCAGGTAGGACCACCAGCATCCTCACCTCACACTGCTCTCCAGCCTTCATTCCTTCCAGACAGCTTTCCACAACGTCACACTGCCCGTCGCCCATTCGCACCAGCACCCAGGTGTCCTCTGGAATCTGCAACACTGAGTACTGGGAACGGGGGAAGGAGAACTTCTGCACCTCACTGTGCACCTCATCCAGTATGCCATGCTCTTCTGCACCAGTGGTATCCTGGCTCCCTGATCTGTCCTCAGTTTTCTGCCACACCCTGACCCTGCACACTGAGCCCATTACAGGACTCTGGTCCCCACTCCCGGTCTTCCTGGTCCTTCTACTTTCCACCTTTAGCAGACCACTGGGACATACTGAAACCCATGAGATGGTGCTGTCTGTGCCTTCAGTCTTCATGGCTAGAGTAGACAGAATGACAAGGCAGAAATAAGACGGCGAACAGAAAAGTGAGTCTGTGACTAAAAAATAAAGCTTTGAAAATTGAGTTATGTAATTTACTTACTTAATTACTTAAAAGTAACAGGTTATCCGTGTAGGACTGGGTTTTCATTCATTTAACAAACTACCATTTGCATTCTTTTTCAGGAGAGAAACAGTGCTGCGTTTTAACAGGCGTGGTCTTCTGTGTTAAACTAGCCAAAGATAATCCATAACCAGCCTTAGTGAACTGTACGGAGCTTCCTCGTCGATACTTGTCCACTGACACCCAAACGTGTAACTAGCAGTGGAAAACATGTAAAGGTAGTTAACGTTCCTGAACGCAAACTGTTACTTGACAGCCTGAAAGTTTTATATTAGCTTAAAGGTTCAGACGCGAAAATAAAACATGCGTATTATATATCCAACAACAAATACAACATACAGCCCAGATGATGTTATCTAGTGAAGGATTGAGAACTAACCGTCGAAACAGCCGACTACAGCTAGCTATATACCGTCACACAGCGACCAGCAGTTTGATCAACCTCCCACTCAGGCTGCAGAAATACCGCTTCATTGTTCATCTGCCTGTGTTTTTGATTATTTGACTCCTCATTTGGGTGTTTGCTCGCTTGTTTACCTGTCCAGCTATTAAACAGCTTTTATGCGCATACTTCACGACTCTCTCAGCAGCAAGCAGGCAGAGGAAGCGTTTGGTACTCGCGTTTCAATTGGCGGCCTCAAGATGGTTCAGGTTTCTCATTGGTTAATGATCTAATGGGGGTGGGACTTATAGTGTAGGATAGAGGAAAGAGACATTTCGGTCCTCCCTCGAGGCTCGCTATAGCTGTCATTTGAGCTTCTCTAATATACTCTCGAAACCAGTGTTATTATAGTTTTGATTTTAATctactttttatttatataaaatattaaattgttattattttttcttgaaatccagtttagtttTACTAGTTTAGTTTTTAGACTGAAAGTTGTAGGACTCTAGACACATACTCCAACATTTTGGGAAGGGAAAGTagtgatgtttgttttttatttcagttagtttCGCAAGGAAAGTCATATTTATACCTTTCAAGGTTCTTTTTGTTTTCGTAGCTtttttgaaatatttcagtTTACTAAAACATTTTTGGTAATATTTTTTATAATCCTTATTTTCGTTAACGATAATAAGCCTGCTGGAAGCAACTCGTACAATGCCGGAAAATGTCCGCCAGGTGGCAGCATCAGACAGAAAATTTCATTCTGCGTAAAACTGACGTCTGCGTATGTACATGCGTATGGACTGC
This genomic interval from Paramormyrops kingsleyae isolate MSU_618 chromosome 8, PKINGS_0.4, whole genome shotgun sequence contains the following:
- the ebp gene encoding 3-beta-hydroxysteroid-Delta(8),Delta(7)-isomerase isoform X1, with the protein product MTKVYTKAEGTDKGHPYWPRSLSIPNYIENDRSMAEILTFLFSVSGLLLFVTWMVTGREVAGLGAGRRLSVARRLALCWFAVCGFIHGIIEGWFCLYYSIIPSDQSFLSQLWKEYSKGDSRYVIADNFTVCMETVTAVFWGPFSVWIVLAFLYNHPYRFVLQLIVSLGQLYGAVLYFYTEHREGYSHSQLGHPIYFWFYFVFMNLLWIVLPLLLIVDAWTNLSSAQTLSDNKVRGKEKTKRQ
- the ebp gene encoding 3-beta-hydroxysteroid-Delta(8),Delta(7)-isomerase isoform X2, which gives rise to MAEILTFLFSVSGLLLFVTWMVTGREVAGLGAGRRLSVARRLALCWFAVCGFIHGIIEGWFCLYYSIIPSDQSFLSQLWKEYSKGDSRYVIADNFTVCMETVTAVFWGPFSVWIVLAFLYNHPYRFVLQLIVSLGQLYGAVLYFYTEHREGYSHSQLGHPIYFWFYFVFMNLLWIVLPLLLIVDAWTNLSSAQTLSDNKVRGKEKTKRQ
- the fkbpl gene encoding FK506-binding protein-like — its product is MKTEGTDSTISWVSVCPSGLLKVESRRTRKTGSGDQSPVMGSVCRVRVWQKTEDRSGSQDTTGAEEHGILDEVHSEVQKFSFPRSQYSVLQIPEDTWVLVRMGDGQCDVVESCLEGMKAGEQCEVLVTILKDGTKPGSALIWQTDCSVLDPAGQEHQPLCYVLELHSFTSGRESWEMAPEEKWDWVKVHKKEGGERFRKADVWGAADCYSRALKLLLTLKEGEKGERQETQGMAEGGGQKAEESEASTGGQDASGGDGNKEVRASSEGDELDRKSDSIMSNEKTTSETMQKSEQVNLAIGGEYKAVRSELHSNLSLCQLRLGQPAKARHSSSKAIELDPSNAKAWYRLGQACSQVGELGLAQGAFKKVLELQPSSPSAQKALREVKAREKELDIKLGQKLSKMFS